The following are encoded in a window of Primulina eburnea isolate SZY01 chromosome 4, ASM2296580v1, whole genome shotgun sequence genomic DNA:
- the LOC140830944 gene encoding uncharacterized protein — MVHLVSLPTDSFAHSLAWNSCQGLSLACAVRVREEKLRNDQEKWREEVSRVKEENCRLVEEKNKISAELLQVQRKLADKVKDLAILEEKHSAELKTGGQFLESEAGKTFLKNVEEKSVRTFKASDAFRDDVLDQAMTIHDDVVLDCRDQLRKTGRVPEEVVMMIEPSVLEISRISIDDIPLGDAEMIEALDLQAAEEET; from the exons ATGGTACATTTGGTGTCGTTGCCTACAGACTCATTTGCGCACTCTCTTGCGTGGAACTCGTGTCAG GGTTTGTCATTAGCATGTGCTGTGCGAGTTCGGGAGGAAAAGTTGCGGAACGATCAAGAGAAGTGGCGAGAAGAGGTTTCTCGGGTGAAGGAGGAGAATTGCCGTCTTGTCGAGGAGAAGAATAAAATCAGTGCGGAACTTCTTCAAGTGCAGAGAAAACTTGCTGACAAAGTAAAAGATCTTGCAATCCTTGAAGAGAAACATTCTGCAGAGTTGAAGACTGGTGGCCAGTTTCTTGAGTCTGAGGCAGGCAAAACTTTTCTGAAAAATGTTGAGGAAAAAAGTGTTCGGACTTTCAAAGCGTCTGATGCCTTTCGCGACGACGTTCTTGATCAGGCCATGACAATTCATGATGATGTGGTGTTGGACTGCCGAGATCAGTTGAGGAAGACTGGACGTGTGCCAGAAGAGGTAGTGATGATGATTGAGCCTAGCGTCTTGGAGATAAGTAGAATCTCCATTGACGATATCCCGTTGGGCGATGCCGAGATGATCGAGGCATTGGATCTTCAGGCTGCTGAAGAAGAAACATAG